Sequence from the Candidatus Zixiibacteriota bacterium genome:
CGCAAGATGCTCCACGCCAACGCCATCGAGTTCCTGGACAATCTGCTGCGTACAGACATCAAGAGATATATTCTGCCCATTTTGGACGATGTTTCACCCGGCTTGATACTGCAAAAAGGAAGTGAACTGTTTGAGGTTGGCTACGCAGATCGCGAAGATGCTCTGACCTATCTCATGGAAGGGCCCGATTCGTGGTTGCGAGCCTGCGCCGTTTTCACTATCCGACCGGACGACTCGCATCGCTTGCAGGAACTCGTCGAGAAGTCGCTGGACGATCCGGATCCGGTTGTCCGCGAAACGGCCAGATTAATGAAGGCGAACAAAGGGCCATGATGACTGACCGAACCGATCAAGACGGGAGGTGTTACATAGATTATGCGGCTATCACAACCAAGCAGCCGAAGACGAAAGGAGCAACCAGATGCTCACAACTATTGAGAAAGTGATCTTTCTGCAAAATATCGATGTGTTCGCCGAAGTGCCCACCGAGCAACTGGGCTTGCTGGCCACCATTGCCGAAGAAGTGGACTTCGTGGCGGGCGAGGTCATCTATAGTGAGGATGAACCGTCGGACGCACTCTACCTGGTGCTTGATGGAACCGTCAGGCTGCATCGCGGCGAGCAGGAGATAGCGCAGGCGACCAACAAAGATGCTTTTGGCACCTGGGCGCTGTTCGATGAGGAACCACGGGTGGTGACGGCAACCGTTGTGGATGATGCCCTCTTGCTGCGCGTCGACCGGGAAGATTTCGTGGACCTTCTGGCCGACAATGTGCAAATCGCCCAGGGCGTAATGAAGACGGTCGTCAAGCGGCTGCGCAGTCTGGTGGAACGTGTGGCCTGATCGGTTCTAATAACTATGTCGAATGCCAACAATGCAGACCTGGATCGGCTTCGTGAATCGGAAGCGAAGTATCGTCGGATGATCGAAATGGCCAACGATGCCATTTTTACCATCGATGCTTCAGATAGTTCTATTTTGGAAATGAACCCCAAAGCCGAGCAAATGACCGGCTATAGCCGAGAGAAACTGGTCGGGCGCAAAGTGTGGGAACTCCATCCACAAGATGAAATGGCGTCGGCGCAGGAGTTGTTTGCCGAAGTCGTGAAAACCGGTCGGGGTGCGCGGCATGAAATGCATCTCAAACGAAAAGATGGCGACCTTCTGCACATTGAAGTGAGCGCGTCGGTCATTACCTATGGCGACAAGAAAGT
This genomic interval carries:
- a CDS encoding Crp/Fnr family transcriptional regulator, giving the protein MLTTIEKVIFLQNIDVFAEVPTEQLGLLATIAEEVDFVAGEVIYSEDEPSDALYLVLDGTVRLHRGEQEIAQATNKDAFGTWALFDEEPRVVTATVVDDALLLRVDREDFVDLLADNVQIAQGVMKTVVKRLRSLVERVA